cgtcaacaattttcgttcgccaaccaccccccccccccccccccccccccccttccccgctcaacaattctcgttcgcccgccccccccccccccccccacctgcatccccagtaatagtattattttttcttgtgagaggtattaaaaaggtcttaagtcattgaatttgagattttaaaatgtgcagataccctgtgctccctcactcactcaccacttTTCCACTTTTGCATTGCGTCAtactgtaatttaaataaatgcaaaaaaaGGCATTCCAAAATAAAGCTCCGTGTTAATTGTGCAGACTTAACCCGTTGTCCTGTCCCTGTCTGTGTTCCTCTGCAGCCTGACTCGGATTCCACCAAACACTCAACCCCCTCCAACAGCTCCAACCCCAGCAGCCCCCCGAGCCCCAACTCCCCCCACCGCAGCCAGCTCACCCTGGACGGCCTGGAACACACCTTGGACGGCTGAGGACAGGCGCGACCTccgcacacacctccacctgctcaccTCCGTGCTCGCTCTTCCTCCGGCTCCTCTCCCCTCAGTTTAGGACTTGCTACAAAGTGCCAACACTCTCAGACTCTTGCGTcctctgttgttttgttttgtttttttaaacccGTGTACCCGCTACACGGTCACAGGGAAAGCTCTTCCCTCTCGACTTGTTTCTTGGCAGGAGATTCAAAACATCCTCCGGATGGAACTGGGATCCTGAGTCACAGTGGGGAAACTTCTGTATTGTGCTCCTGGTAGAATGCACCACCTGGCTCGTTGTAAGGAGTTTTCTGTGAGAATCAGAGCTCTTGCCAGTGTTAGCCACTGGAAGTGCATAAAGCCTGCTCCCTGCTGGAGCAATGGTTGTAGTACAGCTAACAGGGTCTAATCATTAGTACATTGATTGGGGTTTTTGTTTGGttggttttgttctgtttttgtttggattttttttttcagttccaCACTTTCACCTGTAAGGGTGTCTCTTTATTTTTAACTCTGTAGATAAATGGATAGCTAACAGCTGCCGTGCGGTAAAAAATGCCAGGAAATCTGAAGCTTACAGAAAATTGGTAATCGTGAACTGCTCTGATCATGAAAAACGTTCTCTTCTTAAAATTATAGACATGAGGGAAGAGACTTCTTTGCTGTTTTTAAATGTAAGATATTTCAGTGGATGTGTTCACTCCTTGCACAGCGGTAGGGAGGATCTGAAGACTCTTCATGAGCCTGGAGGTCAAATACATGCCCACTTAACCCAGCTGGACCAGTAACCAAACCCCttttttgatgttttttttttgatcAGTGACACTTCTCTCTGTCTTATCTGAGTGTTGGCTCAGACCAGTTACAGAGAGGCTTTGACACTTATCAGACTGTGGGGATTTTAGCCAAACCAGTAGGCACTTTTATTGTAATGTAATTATTTTTTCTTTCCCTAATTCTGTTTTTTCAGCCAGCCTTTGTAATATTCATGTTTTAACCTAgacatttgacacacacacacacacacacacacacacacacacacacacacacaatatttagCTGGTGCAACCTCTGATTACCCGAATAATATATAAGCAagaataaaaaatgaaagaggACATGAACAAGACTTCACATATATATAAGTGTTCTAATGTCGAACTGGCGCACAGCTAAAGGACCACACTACTCATAGGATTTCAATAGTTCTTCTAAAAATGCTGCTGCTTCTGTGCGCTACGTAAAGGAATAAATATGTGATAAGAGTCTCTCCATAGCTGTGCTCAGCCCCAGCccccctggtttttaaattgttGAATTATGGAGTGCCTGCAGACCACCACGAGTGTTTCTCAAACATGGCCATCATGGTAAATCCgatggtgtgtggtgggactgcgGGCGGCGGGCGTGGCTGGCGTGTCCCTTCTCCCAATAGTGTGCCTTCGGTGCCATTTTGTGTTACAGCGACATGTCCGCTAAAGCATTTCAGCTGTTTTAACAGAAAAAAATGGTTAATGGTGTTTTACTTTTTCTTTACCCCAGAAACACTGTATGGAACTTGCACATGACCTCATTTTAGTCCAaggaaattattatttttttgatcTGTCGGTGGTCTGTTGTGCTCCTCTCCCCCCGTTCCCCTCCACCGACACTTCAGCTTCTAAAAACGGGACTTTATCCTCAAAACACTACTGCTTTTACTTCAGAAGAAAAATCACAGGTTGGAATCTTTGTAATTATTGAATTGTTAGCCTCATAAATTTGAACAAACAATAAAAGAGTTTGTGTTGTGCTTTTGTTGTCAAACCCGTGTGGAGAGTGTTGAGAAGGGGTTGGTGGTGTAGCCAAAAATCACATGAATTCTAAGACCAAAGGAATAAATGTATTCAGTGCCAAAGCATCATCCATAAGCAGTAGTCCACATATTCCCACCAGACACTGATAAAGAAAATTATTATGAAGTGCAGCAGCCCACAGCAAAATGATCAACATCAGCTTTTGATGGTATACTCGCATTTACAAGTTTCAGAGCAATTTGCATGTATGATGGTCGATGTGTTTCCTGGGAATTAAACCCATGATTTCCGTATCAGTCATGCTATTCACTACCTGCTCTACCAGGTGagacactcaccggccacttcattaggtacaccttgctagtaccgggttggactcccttttgccttcagaactgccttaatccttcatggcatctGGTTCatgagagtctggtccatattgacatgatagcatcacacagttgctgcagatttgtcagctgcacatccataatgcgaatctcccattccatcacatcccaaaggtgatctattggattgagatctggtgactggaaGCCATTCCAGTACAGGAAACTCATtctcatgttcaagaaaccagtctgagatgatttgtgctttgacatggcatgttatcctgctggaagtagccaaattctgaccctatcatctgaatgtcgcagcagaaatcgagactcatcagaccaggcaagcGTTTTTctaatcttctattgtccaattttggtgagcctgtgcgaattgtagcctcagtttcctgttcttagctgacaggggTGCACTCTGTGTGGtcttctgtgttgtgtgtacataaatGCTCTTCTATATGCCTCTATTGTAATGGTTATTTGAggtactgttgccattctatcagcttgaaccagtctggccattctcctctgacctctggcatcatcaagtcatttgcgcccacagaaccgctgctcactggatattttctctttctttgACCATTTTCTGTAATCGCTAGAGATGGTtatgtgtgaaaatcccagtagatcagcagtttctgaaatactcagatcaGCCTGTATGGCACCAACAACCCTgacatgttcaaagtcacttaaatcacctttggtccccattctgatgctcaatTTGAACTGCAGAACAGTTCAAGATCatcttggtcatgtctacatgcctaaatgcgtCGAGTTGCTGTCATGTGaatggctgattcgacatttgccttaatgagcagttgaacaggtttacctaataaagtggccagtgtgtGTACATCAGCATAAGTAGGAGGTTAAAGGAaaaactgcacagaatgaccTTTATAGGGAAAAAGGTTATTGGCACTGAGAAATGAAATTCTTATGCATTTTAATTGTGCACAATCGACTAATGAACCTGTGTGAAGCTTTATTATTAGACTTCTAAAACAGGTGTACATAAAGTGGCCTTAAGAGGTGCATTTAAATTAGAAGCGTTATTAAATGTAATAGTCAAATATGATGCATCATCTTTGAGTCATTACACATATAAGCACAAAAGCAAATTTTAAGCTTAACTTGCTACCTGTTCGGTCAGGTGGCAAACAGGAGCATAAGCAGAtgaaaaggagaaatgtgtacAGAAAGAAATAGATAGATTGTTATTTTACCTTTATGGGAAAATGTAACCGCAACTGAAAGCAATATATAAGCAGTAAACTTATTTAGAAATATCAAGGATTTAACATTTAGAACATTTGTGAATATAATTTAATCATTTACTGGATCCCGCGATCCAGCCAGAGATTTGACGccgacttttattttgaaaataaaagaaCCTCTGACGAAAGCTTCCCGGAAGTAAAAATCTGACGTTTCATAGTTCTAGTTTAATGTCAATTTCGAAGGTAAACCAGCGTTTAGATCTTATTCTGTAGTTATCCGTCTAGCTGACTGCCATAGTAGCTACTGGCGCCTAGCCCGCACACCAGTAACATGTTTCTTATATTATTCAAATGTGCATTCATGTGTTCATAATTATACGAACGCCTCATTTTCCTCACGTTTTAATATGATCAACACGACCACCTCCGTTCCAGATGACACGAGCCAAAGCGGAGGATGACGACTGGCACGGCTCGAAAATccgcgcgttcacgtttgacgACGAGGACGACGAGTTTACTAAGGTAGTAGTGCAAGGGTTGTGTTTACCCCCTGGGGCTTCAGCAAACACCGTGAGCTTTAGCCCTCGGATCCCACCGCCACTCCTCCGGGGCCCCGGACTGCATTAACGCACAGTTTATCCTTCaggagtaggtgtgtgtgtgtgtgtgtgtgtgtgtgtgtgtgtgtgttacatacatacatacatacatacatacatacataaaggTGCCtctcaataaattagaatattatcaaaaagttaatttaatctagtaattcaatacaaaaagtgaaacgCATGTACActcacttattattattattaagttcactcgtccaactgctcattaacgcaaatgtcgagtctaccaatcacatggcagcaactgcAACGTGTACACATGGCCACGACGATCTGTTGCAGTTCAAGCCGAGCATCAggatggggaagaaaggtgatttaagtgacattgaacgtggcatggttgttggtgccagacgggctggtctgagtatttcagaaactgctgatctactgggattttcacacacaaccatctctaggatttacagagaatggttcgaaaaagagaaaatatccagtgagcggcagttgtgtgggtgcaaatgccttgttgatgccagaggtcagaggagaagggccggactggttcaagctgataaAACAGCAAATAACCAATCGTTACAACAGAcgtatgcagaagagcatctctgaattcacaacgtcgaaccttgaggtggatgggctacagcaggagacctcactgggtgccactcctgtcagctaagaacaggaaactgaggctacaattcacacaggctcaccaacattggacaatagaagattggacaAAACATTACCTAGTCTGATGAGTtttgatttctgctgtgacatttggatggtagggtcagaatttggccacttccagcaggataacgtacCATGTCATAAGGCACGAATCATCttagactggtttcttgaacacgacatcgagttcactgtactggaatggcctccacagccaccagatctcaatccaatagatcacctttgggatgtggtggaacgggagattcgcctcatggatgtgcagccgacaaatctgcagcaactgcgtgatgctatcatgtcattATGggccagactctctgaggaatttttccagtaccttgttgaatctatgccacgaaggattacggcagttctgaaggcaaaagggggtccaacccggtactagtaaggtgtacctaataaagcggccggtgagtgtatatgtccacactgccaaaagtaccaatacctggtttaataaccacagtATCACTGTGCTTGATTGACCAGCAAACTTTCCTGACCTAGAATCTATGGGGTATCTTTAAGAGGAACGTGAGGGACACCAGACCCAACAAGGCAGCCTTCAGCTCGTCTGCAATCAAAGCACCCTGGGCTTCCACAACATCTCAGCAGTACCTCAGACTGATCACCTCCATGTCACGCCGCATTGATGCAGTAATTCGTGCAAAAGGAGCCCCGACCAAGTGCATTTACTGTACATACTTTTCAGTAGgccaacatttctgaattaaaaaTAATCTTTTCAGTTGGTCTTGTAATCAAATTTTCAGATGATTATGAATTTTCATTGGCCTGTAAGCCATAATaatcaacattaacagaaataaactcTTGACATATGTTATTCTGTTTGTCAAGAATCTATATATGCGTCTCatttttttgtattgaattactgagataaattaactttttgatgatattctaattCATTGAGATGCACCTGTGTATAGGAGATTAGAGTATGCAGTGTCATTGTGaaaagggaagtgtgtgtgaagatAGGGTCATATGGAGAGATGTGTTAaagggtgaccagatttggaATACGTTTTGCAGAGTAGCAAATAAAACAGTCTATACAGGAACAGGAAATCTGTTAATAGGCCAGCTGAATTAGAACAAAGTCATTGAAACTGCTCTTATGTTCGGAAAGAGATTCTCCTTCTAGGAAGTTCTAACGGGTAGTTAGCTATTGCTAGCTATGCTTAATTATACAAACATTCTTGCAATAGCCTTGTAATAACTAAGTGCAAGATTGCattacatttcatttttgttttttcacaATTTTACTTAGTTGAAAGAGTCAAAACGCGCAGTGTTTAGCATCCTTGTTGACGACGATGACGAGGACGATGTTGAGAAGGTCAGCTGGAGCGGGGAGCCGGTTGGAAGTAAGCAAAGATGGGCCTCGTTTCAGGTGTATTAGCAAGCAACTTTCCTCACCTCGGCCCTTTACTTTGTGATCTTTGTTATTGGACTACAGGTATCTCCTGGTCTGTCAAAGAGACCGCATCCAGCATTCGTTCAGGTGGGGAACACGGATTTCCGAAAATCGATACCACCCCTTCTTTGCCCAAACAAGGTTCTGGTTACTCCTTAAGCTCCCTGTTCAAAGGTAATCCTTAAGTGATCTGTTGCTCTGAGTTGGCAAACAACTACAAACAACCCCTGCCCTGCCCCTGTATTTCCTAACACTCAGTTTCTGTCTTAGCCAAAGGCAGGCCATTCCAGTCATTTTCTGAATGTAAGTTAATGTTAATCTCAATGCAACACTAAATGAATTAGTGCAGATTTGCTGGTTCTATTGTTGATGTTCCTCACTGTTTTGTAGCTTTTACTGAAACATCTACTAGAGTATATGCACCTGAACTGCGCAAACCAAAGTCTGAGGTAAATCCCCCTGCCTAGACTCTATATGGTCAAATTGAACTTATGTATTATATTGTTCAGCCATTAGTAGTGGATTTGTATTACCCTGAAAGCAATGAACTGTAATTGTAGGACTATTTGAATGACTGGAGCCCTGAGGAAACTGTGAAGAGAATGAGGAAAGGCAAGGTAGACAACCTTCACCTAATTTACTGTTCAATATTTTCAGCCTCagttaaatgtgtgttttcttGTGGCCAGTTTGACTTTGTTGCTGAGGAGTATCCATTTCTCTGCAGGTGTGTTCCTTGGAGAAGTTCCGCTCTCTGCAGGATAAATTGCTGCTGTTGGATGAATCAGTCAGTGCTCATGATGGCAATGTCATCACTGCTGTAAGCATCACATCACCTGCACCTTGTATAGGTGGCACCATGCTCATACATATGCAGGAGGATCTAGGGAACCTATGGCGGAACGTCTGTTTTATATCATTAATTGACGTCTTCTGTTGTAGGTCTTAATATATTTAAAGAAATCGTTAAGTAAAGGTTAGTACTTGTAACTTTGGATCTTACTCGGTCAAAACAACTACACTTGTCACAGCTTTTAATTTCTTGTTCTTGTCTGTAATCCGCTTTTACAGAAATCCTCTTCCGAGAGTTAATGTTGAGGGAAGTAGCTTTGCGACACTATGTTCACTACCTGAAGGAGATGGGAGAACAGAAGCTATTGGTGGAGCTAATGAGGTAAGCTGGTGATTCAAATGTGTTTCTTTCCTTATTCATCTGTAACTTGGTGTGAAGGCTGTTCAGTGTAAGACTAGTCACTACATCTTGGACTCATTTGCCTGTGTGTGGCTATATTTGAATAACTGCCATTTCCCCCCATTTATCACTGTGATCAGCAACTATCAAATGACTTTATTGTAGGGCTCTCGGCAGGAGCGAGGACATGGCGGTAGGTGCCCGTTACTCTGCTGTTCTTATTTAACACCTGCCGTCTTCAGTGGCTCGCCGTTAGCAAAACAGGAAGGGATGTTTTCACATTGCCTTTCCAAATAGTTTGTCCATTGTAAAAAGGTGTGGCTGTAACTGTATGATGCCGGGTGCTGATAGTGTCGATAAATCCTTGTTATGCTTGTGTAGTTGATGCAGTACAAGGGGCACCTGAGTATTAAGGATGAATGCCAAAGGAAGGACTTCCTTAAAAACTGTGTgaggtaaaacaaacaaacaaaacacaacatgCACATTATTTTCCTCAGCATTCATGTAAGATGCAACATAAATCTACTGAAACTTCAATTCCAGATTACTAGATGTTACTGTTGCAAGGATGTtggttattaaaatgtatttatttattgctgtCAGCCTAGGTTCTGTCTTAGATCACTGCTGTACATGACAAAGTTGTTAACCTTTCCTAGAATATATTAATACATTTATCACAATGGTTAGAAGAGTATAGCACAAAGTAAGCAATCATTTAGTATTCATTGGTGCAGAGCACCTGTACTGTACAGTCACGTAGACCAGCTAAGCAAGGAAATACTTCCACTGACAATATTTAGAAGCAAAGCTGCTTCTCTTTCTACCATCAGGTGTCATAATTTTACAGTTATTGCAGTGAACTGGCATTAGCTAGTTAGGGAGAATAACTGGTTATTGATGGTTATTGTGCTTACAGCCAGTCTACAACCATGTTTTAATTCAAAAATCCCAATGAAAGCTGGGATACTTAATGGAACTGAATTGATTGCtttgtattgtatttatttatatatggtCTCTTGGCAAAGACCTCACCATTCAAACATAACTTAGATTTATCATAAGAACGAAATGATTTCTGACTGTGTGGCCCTCCCCTTGTGAGCACCTCCAGCTGTCCCCCTCCTAGTTTTGAGCTGTGGTGGACATTATGTCCTAGTTTTGAGCTGTGGTGGACAATATGTCCTAGTTTTGAGCTGAGGTGTTAATACCTCCTTGTTTGCTCTTAGTCTTCCTTTCTCACAGGATGATGGGTCACATGTGCAAGACCACTACACACTCCTGGAGAGACAGATCATCATAGAGGTGTGAACTTGCCCTATTTTAACGCACGACACTCCTACAACATCCTCTTTTTCGTAGTCTTGTTGCTTTTTCTTCCTGTTTTCTCTTTCTGAGGTCTTTCTTTTCTTGTGAGATGTCAAACCCACAGTTGCATGCCATACAAATTTTAGTTGAAACAGGCATTGTGCCCTCAAATGCTAAAATAGCATGTACAAAATTTGCCAGATTTAaagacgtgtttgtgtgtgtgtgatatggttGTGTTGAACCAGATGTTGATGTAAATGGAACATTTGTAATCTAATgatgtttgaatgtgtgtggtagtattaGTGTTTTTTTCATGTATGATTTTCTGTGTGCTTTACCTAGGCAGCTGATAAGAAAGGTACGGCAGAGATTTTTAAGAAGTTTCCTCGAAAAGCCTCCATCTTGAACATGCCCATCATTACCACCCTGTACTACTCCTGCTTCTACCACTACGGAGAGTCGGAGGTAACCACTCTCAATTCATTTTGTGAAGTCAGCCAATGGATTGTGAATGGACtaaatatgtatatgtgtatgttagTGCTGGTTAAACTCCACTCAGTTTGACCCTTTTGAGTGATGTTTCAATGCACAATGTGATGACTGTGATTATGAACagtctcacacccacacacacttctacacttgATAAATGGCGCCTTGCACAGACCTGTGCGCTGCTCTCTGATGATGGAATGTGCCGACACTGAGTTGACGACGGTTGCTGCAGtctgatggagggagaggtcgTAGCAAGGAAAGATGGAGGTGTCACGCTGGCCAGGTGTGAGGCAGCTCGTGTAAAGTGTGAAGTGCTTTACAGGTCGGCCGCAGCCAGTAGCAGCGTGAGAAACGTGTTAAAGTGCTTATGTCATAAACACAAGTGTGAGCTGCCCACTGACACCCACAGCTCATCGTGAAAACAGAGCTGTTAGTTGAACTTTCTTCAAGAGCTCTTCTAATATACGCCATGAGGAGCCCCTCGTAGACCCAAATGACAGATGCCGTAGCATTTCATACCTGGaaaggcagtgtgaaagctgttTTTGAACACAAACTGCTAAACACAAATTGCATTATTtttgtacttgtacttttatttCTGTTTAACACTGGTATAGACTATACTGATTGGTTTTACCTATATATTTTGCAAAGGCAATGCTAATAAAATATTGAAtgaattaaaatatttttcagaTTTTATTAAACACTAAAAAGACACATGTTTCTATGCAGGGCACTTTCAGCAGTCCCACAAACATCAGGAAGACATTTAGGGTAAGGGCCGGTATTTCTCAAGAAACGTCAACTTGCTATACTGATTGTCCACAGTTGGAAATAACAGTTTTAAATTGTTGTATTTATCTTTTTTTCATTTACTTAGtagtttttttgtttatgttgACTGAGGTCACAAAAATGCTTTCTTTGTCAGATTTCAGAGAAGCAGTACATCCTTACGGCTCTTGGAGCCAGGGCCAAGTTGAAATCCTGGTTTGATGTGGACACTTTATTCAACACCAAGAACTGGTTGGGTTACACCAGGAAGAAGTCGCCCATTGGGTTTCACAGGGTGGTGGATATCCTACAGAAAAACAACGCTCCTGTACAGGTGACACGTGTCACACAACACTTCTCCCACCAGGGGGCGTTGATCAACGAATTGAGCTTTCCTATCCAACTGTTGTCATTTTTATCTGTTCATACCTTTCAGGGCTGTGTAAGGGGTTGTCTTCTATAAACATTTAGTAATTATACAATCGTGTGctgaaaataaaagaaaatcttTAGCACAAAGAATTGTGTGGTTAACCGTCCACTGTTGCATAGCAACACCTGATCTGCTACACAAGCACTTAATGTACCTGTTTCTTTTGTCTCAGCAGTGTTTgtttttctctggaaactttgtacTTAACTACAATTTCTTTTATTTCTCTATCTATCTTACCTAaatacactgcagttacttaccTGGAATCATCTTCAGATTTATATATGCAGGATTTGTGCATATAGACATGTGATTTAATTATCATTACTGGCAGTATCAGAATACGACTAATAACCTTGATGGTGTCTCGTTATGTTGTGTCTCGGTAGCCTGTAAacggtctccatctctctcaggtgttGCAGGAGTACGTTAACCTGATTGATGACGCAGAGCTGAAGCTTAGCCTGGCTCAGAAGTACAAATGCCATGACATCGTCATTGATGTGAGTTTATCTCCAGCGTCAGTCTAAAATGGCAACCCCTTGCAACATTTACCTGGTCCAACATTACATTCCCCCCCCTCGCCTTTCTCCATAAACATGTTATGGGATTGATGGACATGTTTTTGGTCCAATCAGATGTACAGAGACCTGAAGGACCGCCAGCAGCTGATTGTGTACCAGGGGAAGGTGGAGCGTGGGTCACCAGAGGACAGGAAGATCGAACGGCTCCTTGGTAACCTGGTGAGAGGAACTTTTCACAAGTCATTTCCTGTTGTGTGACCACGCCACAACTTGTGTCATACACACCTCAAAATTCCCCAGTTACAGGTCATGACGAAACTTGTGACGTACAGGTCAAttacacactctgacatgaGCTTTACAACATGTTGCATTTATTTGTAATCAATTAATGTGATTGCTAGCACTGTCCAGTTTAATGTCTGGTTTGTTCTCCTAAGAAACTAAGAATTAAAGTTACTTTTATAACCACTGAAATGAATCATGAATCGGAATTTCTGAAATTTTAATTTAGATAATTTCTCTCCCCTATAGCAAATCAGATGGAAGAACTGACCCTTCTAGGAAAGATCTCCAAGTTGGGATGGAGAGATTTTTGCAGACTCTGTGAACTGACTACTCTGATGTTTCATCTGACATCTAGCCAGACAAGTTACAGTTACATTATCAAAGGGTTACAGATGGGCCACTACCCCAACACAGCTTGAGAGGTCTCGACCAGACTCTGAACATCTGCGGCTGTGGTGTACCAAACTAGCTGGCTCGTAGAGACTGAACAAGATCTGCTACTACGTCCTTCATGTTGATATTTTCCATCTACATTTAAGATAAAGTGCA
The window above is part of the Brachyhypopomus gauderio isolate BG-103 chromosome 9, BGAUD_0.2, whole genome shotgun sequence genome. Proteins encoded here:
- the vipas39 gene encoding spermatogenesis-defective protein 39 homolog isoform X1; amino-acid sequence: MSISKMTRAKAEDDDWHGSKIRAFTFDDEDDEFTKLKESKRAVFSILVDDDDEDDVEKVSWSGEPVGSISWSVKETASSIRSGGEHGFPKIDTTPSLPKQGSGYSLSSLFKAKGRPFQSFSESFTETSTRVYAPELRKPKSEDYLNDWSPEETVKRMRKGKVCSLEKFRSLQDKLLLLDESVSAHDGNVITAVLIYLKKSLSKEILFRELMLREVALRHYVHYLKEMGEQKLLVELMRALGRSEDMALMQYKGHLSIKDECQRKDFLKNCVSLPFSQDDGSHVQDHYTLLERQIIIEAADKKGTAEIFKKFPRKASILNMPIITTLYYSCFYHYGESEGTFSSPTNIRKTFRISEKQYILTALGARAKLKSWFDVDTLFNTKNWLGYTRKKSPIGFHRVVDILQKNNAPVQVLQEYVNLIDDAELKLSLAQKYKCHDIVIDMYRDLKDRQQLIVYQGKVERGSPEDRKIERLLGNLQIRWKN
- the vipas39 gene encoding spermatogenesis-defective protein 39 homolog isoform X2, with the protein product MTRAKAEDDDWHGSKIRAFTFDDEDDEFTKLKESKRAVFSILVDDDDEDDVEKVSWSGEPVGSISWSVKETASSIRSGGEHGFPKIDTTPSLPKQGSGYSLSSLFKAKGRPFQSFSESFTETSTRVYAPELRKPKSEDYLNDWSPEETVKRMRKGKVCSLEKFRSLQDKLLLLDESVSAHDGNVITAVLIYLKKSLSKEILFRELMLREVALRHYVHYLKEMGEQKLLVELMRALGRSEDMALMQYKGHLSIKDECQRKDFLKNCVSLPFSQDDGSHVQDHYTLLERQIIIEAADKKGTAEIFKKFPRKASILNMPIITTLYYSCFYHYGESEGTFSSPTNIRKTFRISEKQYILTALGARAKLKSWFDVDTLFNTKNWLGYTRKKSPIGFHRVVDILQKNNAPVQVLQEYVNLIDDAELKLSLAQKYKCHDIVIDMYRDLKDRQQLIVYQGKVERGSPEDRKIERLLGNLQIRWKN